tttatgtactattgtttgcactgatgaacatggtaccttcaggcatttggaaattgctcccaaggatgaaccagatttttggaggtcttggctgatttccacaTTTTCCCacttagtttgaaggtaggcctttaaatacatccacaggtacacccccaattgactcaaattatgtaaaattagcctttcagaagcttctaaagccatgacataattttctggaattttccaagcagtttaaaaaggcagtcaacttagtgtatgtaaacgtctgacccactggaattgggataaagtgaattataagtgaaataatctgtctgaaaacaattgctggaaaaatgatgtgtgtcatgcaaagtagatgtcctaaccgacttgccaaaactatagtttgttaacaagaaatttgtggagtggttgaaaaacaagttgactccaacctaagtgtatgtaaacttctgacttcaactgtatgtggtaGACATAAAGGAAGCAGTGTTAGTCTTACCCTGAGGTTGAGCTTGTTCCAGGGCTGTTTCTGAGGATTGATACTGTAGGCCTTGGCCCTGTGCACTGCCCTGACGTAggcctggtggccctgcctgaaGTACATCAGCTGAAGAGGAACAGGTGGAGGGTCACCACACAGGCCACGTGTCTATAAACCTTGCACTATCGTATTCAATTAGGTACAGATTTAGCTCAATTCGAGAGCCTGTGACTATCAGCATTTTTTGTCAAAAATCTGTTACTGACACAGctttgttctgttcaatgttctctacctacTCATGTTGTTAAGTTCAAAAGAATACAATATAAACATTTATGACAGCATTCAAAGCAATGAGGGTTTAGAACTTTCAAGCCAATTATAACAGAATCATCTTTTTTGCtgatagaaccttatagtcccaaggtTTCTCGTGTACTCTGTTGGACCTAAGGCCCGTAAGGTTCCTTACCTCGTCACCCATCTGTGGCACAAAAGGAGAGCGGCGGGGGATGGTCTCCATGATCCAGGAGGGGGGCAGCCATTCCTCCGCATCACAcccagccagagacagagacgagCTAGGTTTCTGAGCACAGAGACAGGGGTTAAACggtctgaaataacacacacactcttaaggAAACTTGCCCTCAGTCACGAGACCTCAGTACATCAAAGTCAAACAAAGTCAAAGGCTCTACACTCCGTACAGACAGTAACTGAGAACATAGACAATatcaataataatatgccatttccAAGCAGCAAGTTGGCTGTGCCATTTCCTGACATCCCCATGTTTCTACTGTACGTTCCGTGAGCACACCTTCTGTTTGGTCTGCTtgggcttcttcttcttctcctccgcCTGCTTCCTTCCGGcctcctctccctggccctcGGCCTCCTCTGAACTGCTGGAGCCACCGGGCGGTCGGACCTGCCTTCTGCTGGTCCGCTTGGGGGGCTGGAGGTTGATCCCCGCATCAGCTGTCCAATCAGAGTAGTCACTGGAggagacactgagggagagaagtGGTATCAAAATGTGTATTTTGCAATCACAGACATAAGGTAATGAATGGAGACCTATGTTCCTGCAGTATACTGACTTTTCAGGAGATGGCAGACATTTACCTGGAACTGCTGTCACTCTGCCACTGCGTTTCCCCATCAGAGGAAGCGTTGCTGGCTTCTGCCTGCTCCTCTGCCTGCTCCACACAGAAACATAATTAGACCTCCACTGACGTGACAACGCGAGTCCTCTGCTACTTCAAGAACAACAGACTAcaatccccccacctctccatcgCTGTCTGAGTCCATCTGGCTGTCAGAGATCCTCCCCCTGTTCACACGACGTTCTCCTGCTGAGCGGGTCTGGTACGCTGGTGGAGGTCTGGTCTGCTTCTTCTTCCTCTGGGTCCGCCGCAGGGAGCGCTTGCAGGGAGCCTGCTGCTCAGTCTACAGGGGGGGAGAAGTCGTTGTTGAATGATAGAAAAGAAAGTAAAGCAATTGGTAGAATTCAACAAAGGGGCACACATTTGTCCTGAAAGAAATAGAGAGCTGTGGGACAGTAGTGTAGTCACCTTAGGAGAACTGGGTTCaggcttcctcctcctctctgtgttgtAGATGGAACACTCCACCTCACCTTTGGCCCGTCTGGTCTCTTCCATCACCCTACACAACGCAAACAGCTTTAGTCAGCCACTGGGGGATATCTACCTCAGTACCAATCTTACAAATGGTCCAAGGCTCAAAATGAAGAAGATGGGCAGGACTGGTTAGAACACAAGGTTCAAAGCCATCTAAGgtaggctctgtctgtctggtcagtcagtctcaccggaggacCCCTTGCTGGACTTCGTTGACCACAACCCTCCTACTCCAGGCCAGCAGGTCCCTCTCCGTGGCCATCTGACTGCGAGGGGCATTGTGGTGCATCTGACGCACCCCCTCCACCTGACCACTCCTCCTCAGGCCCATGTTAGGGGGCGATCCCACTACCTCTGGTCTCTCACCAGCTTGAAATGAGgaaaaacagagttacacatatcaaatcaaatttatttgtcacatacacatggttagcagatgttaatgcgagtgtagcgaataTTTAACTCATGACTACAACATTGAAATCCAATATGCACACACTGTATGAGGGTCCTTCCATACAGTGTGTTATATGAAACTGTGGAACGTACCCCCCTCTCCTTCAGGCTCTCTCTCTTGGTCCCGCCTCTCATCCGGCTGGTTTTGCAACTGTCTGATCAGGACATCCAATGGGCTTTCTCCCTGACCCTCATCTGCTGTTAGCTGGCCAATCACCTGCTCCACCACCTCACCATCACCTAAGCAACAGAGAAGTTACAATGCCCAACATTACCCACATTTTGATCCCAGAGCCAGGTAAAGAAACATTGTTGAAAGCGTTGATAAGGAGGTTTACCATTGGCCATGTAGCCCAGCTGGGGCACCAGATGTTCCTCCTTGCAGCTCTCCCTGCCGGGCACCAGGCGCTGGtagtgggtggggtgggggttaCCGTCCACGTCCACCAAGAAGGGAGGGGGCATGAGGTGGGGCGCCTGCTGGGTTTGCTCATCCAGGACAAAGTTATTGGCGTCCCGGATCAGGGGCCGgaagtcagtgtggaagaacatCTGGTCAGGAATCTGGAGGAGATGGGGATTTGTTATTCTCTTTACAAGCAATTAGATGACATGGAATTAACATATCTATGTTCAAATGAGCCATGTGTAAAGGCCAGACACTCACCTTCTCATAGGGTCTGCTGCATCCAAAGCCAAAGATGAGCAGGTGGCCATGGGAGTCAGTGCAGGCAAAGTGCTGTCCATCAGCTGAGAACTTACAGTCAAACGCTGCACCGTGGCCTTGGCCCTCAATCTGAGACAGAGGAAGGCTTGTGTGAATGTCGGCCAGGGTGAAAACACTGGTACGCCACCAACACGGTCACCGTGTAGTACATATGAAAATCCTTTGCTAACTGGAACAGCAGTCAGGCTCTCACCATGTTGAAGAAGTTGCGGATCTTCGCTCCCTTGGCGAGGTCCCACATGTagatgttgccatcgtgaccagcaGACAGCATGATGCGGCGGTCAAATGGGTGGGCCTCCAAGACAAACACCTCATCATCATGACCCTGAAGGAGGAACACAACACATTCAGTCCCAACAGGTCACACTCACTGAAGAGACCAGGCGGTTCTATGCCTTTCTACAGAGCCAGAGGTCTCTGGCCGTTTGCAGAGGAGACCAACGGGAGATAGAGACATCTACTCACAGACAGCACATGCAGCAGCTGGCCCGTGGTAGAGCTCCACACTTTGAGCAGGTAATTAGAGACCGCTGTGACGACCGTGCGGTCACCGCGGTCCCAGGCCACCATCGTCGGCACCAGCTTGGTCTTGTCCTCGCCATTCACAACAGCACTCCTGTGACACAGCCATACGTTAAGTACACTTACTAACGAGACAAACAAACCCATACACCCATTTGCAGCAGCACAGACAATTATAGACAGCATCGTCTTACCCTGGTAGTCTGGTGGCTATGTCCAGAGAAATGCTCTTCCACTCCTGCTGTTGGTAATGCCAGATCCTAGCCGTGCCGTCCCGGCTGCCACTCACAAACCTCAGGCTGGGGACAGACACAGCAGTTAGAGCCCACACAGcaacaaatcaaaatagtttTATCAAAGTAAAGAGACAAGTGTGCACACTAACCTGTTACTGTTGTTACAAAACTGGACCACCACAACTTTGTCCTGGAAGAAGAGAGGTAGGAGTTAACAAAAGGAGTAGTGAGAAACAAACTGAACAGTACAAGTGCTCTAGCGCTATTTAGTCTTCTGTCTccgctctcttttctcttcttctctgctgtCTTACCATGTGAGCATCCAACTCAGACAGCTTCATGGGTGTTTCAGAGCCGAGGTAATACACCCTGATCACATGATCAGTACCGCCCGTGGCCAGGAACATCCCACCTGATTCAAAGAGCAACAGGTAAGTACATTAAACAAACTGATCTAGTTCTGTCGCTTTGTGAAAACATTACCTCGACTCATGTTGTTCAAATAGCAATTTGCAAATAACTCCATAAAATCAGTGAAAATGTGATGAGGAATTATAATGTAAAGCATGTTGTTTATTAGGGGCCACCTACCACAGCTGAAGGAGGAGGTGGAAATCTGGACCCCAGGCCTTGACCGCTCAATGAACTTGACTGGCCGGTCACTGAGGaggaaacagaaaacacaggttagGGTCACTTAGGCCACAAAAAGGATCTGTTGAAAATAAAGACACCATCACCTTGTCATTCCTCCCTGGATGCCTCAGACAACCTCCGCTGTCCAACACTTACACAAACTTCATGCTGAGCGAGTGCCATTGCCATAAACACACCATGCCGTCTGCGCCAGTGGAGGCCAGGAAGCGCATCGGTCCTTTTACCGCCGGACAAAACTGAGGAGGACAGGGGGGTGTCAAACACACTGATATTTCTCAAATCGAAAGGGTCACAaaattgcaacaaaaaaaaaaacagacctCATGCAAGATATTTTACATCACAGAAGGtaaatgaatcaaatcaaagttgcACGTGCGCCAAATGCAACtggtgtagaccttagtgaaatgcttacttaccaatagtgcaaaaaaggtgttaggtgaacctAACACGAATGAATAATGAAGGGTATAACTAGCTAGGTTCCTATTACTTGTCCTGACCTGAATAGAGGTGATGGAGGCTGCATGGCCCTGCAGCACAGTGATGGGAGCGCAGGTGCGCAGGCACCACACTCGGATGACCTTGTCACAGCTGGCCGAGGCTATGAGCGTGTTCTCGTAGTTCACTGCCATGTCGGAGATCTCGGCCGCATGGCCACGCAGGGTGGACAGCAGCCGGCCATCATCCGTGGACCAAATCTTCACCAGACAGTCATCAGAACCCTGGAAGGAGAGAGGTCATGATGAGACACCGGCGGCATAGAGACTGACACACTTCAGAGGGAACGGACAACAACTGTCTTTGGTATATCTTCTCGTCTTTTGTCAGACTCTTACCGTAAATATCCGTCTGCCACTGCGGTCGAAGGCCACACAGTACACAGAGGACAGGTGGCCCAGGATGCGCCTGTGCATCTTCATATGCTGGTAGGTGTAGGACGGCAGGGCATGGCCGAAGCGGGCAGTGCCAGTAGCCTGGCGAGCACCCATGATGGACACTAGACAGCGAGAGGGTAGAGGTAAGTTGGGCAGAGGGAAAGGAATTTACAATTAAATATGTATTGCTCTGTAGTGTTTCCAATAATTTACAGGTTTCAGGAATATTATTTTTACAGCACAGCTTACCGATGCTGGGGGGCTTCCCAAAGCTGACTGGTGGTTCTGGGGGTCGACCCCGGTGCAGCGCAGCAACAGCAGTTCCGCTCCATTCTGTGTGGGTACAACCTAACAGAACACATGGTTCTAAAGCATTACAGACTGTATGACCTGGGAGTCTGGGGCATGTATTCTGCATGTATTCTGCATCTGTGTAATCAAGCACCTTGATTAGTGATGATGACATTATTTTGTTTGTCTTTGATGGCAAGAGAAAGAAACAgtgaattggggggggggggctcacttTTAGCTGTGCGAAGCAAAGACTGCCTTCCCAAGCCCAGGAGGGTCTGGACTCCAGGGACACTAGGTGGGGCCTCCTTGTCTATGAGAGGACCGATCTGTTGGCATACTCTCACCAGGTAGTCTGCTGGGATGTGCTGGTTCAAGATCACCTGTGGACACATCAGAGACAACAGTCGTCATATAGACCTGTGTGAGTGAAATCAGTAGGAAAATGTCATTAAAGCAACATTAGGGAAAATGTAACCGTATCCCTAGCCTTACATTTACAAACTAGATGTCAAAATACATCTTTAGTTAGATTTTATGTTCTGCCCAAAACGGACACTGGGCAGGGGTGAAATTGGAGCGTAAGCACAAATGCCACACACAGTTAAACAGTTGTTTGCCTGTATTAAAGGGATAATCCACCCCATGAAATAAAATTCATGAAACTCCTGTCCATTTGGTGAAAACCCATGTCCTATCAGtgagtaaaataaaacaattcccATGATTTAACTTTAAGTTGTCTGTCTGTGAAATCAGGAAATTGTGTAGGAACGCGCCATAGCTACATGGTTCTCGTCAGTGGAGATAGTGTGTTATCCCCTATCAAAAAGCATTTAAACTATTGCCTGCCCTAGATATGGTCAAATCAGCCAACATATGGTATGGGCATATTGTCTAGAATATATCCATCCGTTTATAAATGGCCATGACCAAGTATATATATTTCATTTAGATGTGCTCAATCCAAACAGTGTACCAAATTATTTTTAGGggatcctgagtggcgcagcattctaaggcatcactacagacccaggttcgatccTAGGCTGTATCACTactggccgtgatcgggagtcccatagggcggcgcacaactggcccagtgtcgtcctggtttggcagtcattgtaaataagaatttgttcttaactgtcttgccaaaaatgttttttttttaacctttatttaactaggtaagtcagttaagaacaaattattattttcattgacgacctaggaacagtgggtgccttgttcagaggcagaacgacagatttttaccttgtaagctcggggattcgatcttgcaacctttcggttactagtacaacgctctaaccactagggtacctgctgcCCCAcaattaaataaaggtacaataaaaaaatattcttCTATGATATCATGGAGGTCCGCAAATAATTGTTTAAGTACATGCAGCCACCTAGTGTGATGGATTGTACAATAAATAATGATCTAACTaccataaaaataaaattaaaaaattattcCCTAGTAACTTCACCGACAGTAGCTCCACTTACTACAGGAACATCCCATCGGTTTTACGGCCTCTGCATATGATACATCATGACTGATCCTATATCTATATCTGATCCTACACCGCGCTCTATACCTGGCATTCAGTAAATGCTGCACTGTGTTCTCCTCCACAATTACAGCACTTAACCTTCACATTGCTTCCCCAATCACTATAATCATGTGCCCCTCCACACTTGGCACATATTTTCTTTCCTTAACACTGAGCAGCTACATGTCCCATTCTTTGGCATTTTACCAAATTATTCAACAAATTGTCTCCTTCAAGTACCATCTCGCAATGCGCGTCTGAGAAATTTGAGAAAGGGCcattgttgttatagcaacgCACTTTGCACTCACTCTGGGCAGAGGCAAACTGCAAGTTGAACTCAGAGAGAATCTCCTAGATTTGTTCAAGTGTGTGCAGAAGGGAAGAGTATCGTATGCCTGATGAAGGGAAATGCTGCAACTGTGGAGGTGAACATGCGCCCGAATTCCTAGAGTGCCCTGTTAGGGTGTAGGAGAATGAGGTGGCATGGGTAAGAAGTGTCCAGCATGTCTCCTATCTGGAGACGGTAAGAAGATTGGAGTGGGAGGGAAGAAGAAATGGTAGTAGAGCCACCCCGACCAGTGAAGGTTTCTCATCAACCGAGGGATAGTGAAATGCTACATGTTAAAAAGTTGGACTTTGTATTATTTATTGCAATGGTCATAAACTGTACAGCACAAGCAGAGAAGTCGTCTAAGAAAATTGGAATCATAGTGAATGCCGCTGAACATTTTTTGGGGTCTTTGTGATTTTACAGCCAAGGCCGTGCAAGAAATCCTGTTGGTGAATGTACCACCATCACAGACCCCTGAGCCTGTGTAGGGATGTATTCTGGAAGAGTGGACTGTGAATTAAGAAGTGGGATGGGTTTTCTAAGTTGCCGTGTGTTTTGGTATGATGCCCTTTTCCcacagtgtttgttgttgtttcttaTTCAATACCCCGTCcagttggtggcggtaatgcaccattAACATTGGATGCTAACCGCCGTTAAAACCCCACCAAAGAAACAagaaaatggttccaatcgtttttccaacattcatttttcccataggcgattttagaaacacttaaaataaggccTGTGTTTCacgtaggcttaccctggcatgacattttgataaccgtgtaaatctctctaaGAGAAGGTGacatttatcaatatatttgcttGTATTTACCCCCCCAAAATTAGCTGCAAATGTGGCTAtcaaagaactacaaatgccatgatgatatGGACTAGACTGAAGAAATCGAGCCAATGGTAAGAATCTCTAGATTAACTATCAAATGTTAGCTAACTGTAGTAATAATAAATTGGCAAAAATGATTTAAAATTGACAATTCTGTGCattgtcttgtgcaagttttaaattgacacgtgcaggagcttgcaggaatttgtagtcttgcatgtctaatttgatgctaattagcattttctaATCAGAGAAAACAGatctgaatatattgataaaagtcaccttgtctgagagatttacatggttatcaaaacgtcacgcaagggtaagcctacacaaaacatagccctttgtttacatactcatctcatatgtatatactgtactcgataccatctactgtatcttgcctaagctgctctgtaccatcactcattcatatatccttatgtacatattctttatccccttacactgtgtataagacattagttttggaattgttagttagattacttgttggttattactgcattgtcggaactagaagcacaagcatttcgctacactcgcattaacatctgctaaccatgtgtatgtgacaaataaaatttgatttgatttattttaagtgtttctaaaattccctttggggaaaaactaatttccctgtttgaccactaTGTTTTATAGGTATTACAACACCTCCACTGTGTGGCTCTATACCAGGCAGTCAGAagactaaaaattgtcaaagacgtcagccaccctagtcatagactgttccatCAGCGACCGCACAGCAAGCGTACAGATGCACCAAGTCCGATACCAACAAGACCCTGAACAGCTCATACTCCCAAGTTCAATAGTTAGTCCAGGTAACTATTGGTTATCTGCAattacctttttttgcactaactattttgactcatcacatgcgCTGCTGCAACTatttatctatcctgttgcctagtcactttattcctacCTATACGTACATACACATCCGTTCAAAAgttgagtcacttagaaatgtccatgttttttaaagaaaagcacaatttgtccattaaaatagatcagaaacacagtgtagacatgattaatgttgtaaatgactattgtagctggaaactgcagatttttttatggaatatctacataggtgtacagaggcccattatcagcaacctacactcctctgttccaatggcacgttgtgttagctaatccaagtttataattttagaattagcacaactgagcaagaggacaagtgcattagagtgtctagtttgagaaacagatgcctcacaagtcctcaactggcagcttcattaaatagtaccctgcaaaacacccgtctcaatgtcaacagtgaagaggcgactccgggatgctggccttctaggcagagttacatagccaagttatcgttactcattgtgtatttattccttgtgttattatttctctgtgttgttgggaagggcccataagtaagcagTTAGTCAACacttgttgtttatgaagcaaATGACAATATGATTTTAACTGATTTCCACACAATTTTCAAATGTTGCTACCAATCTTgttataatgacaaaatgaaatattttcacaaaaaaatattgttttctGTGTGATTTAACACTGTTTAACACTATTAATCATAGGAATTAGTGgtttgctcagtcccctcctgtactccctgttcactcatgactgcacagccaggcatgactccaacaccatcattaagtttgctcttgacacaacagtggtaggcctgatcaccgacaacgatgagacagcctatagggagttcagagacctgacagtgtggtgcaaggacaacaacctctccctcaatgtgatcaagacaaaggagatgattgtggactacagtaaaaggaggaccaagcacgcccccattctagtcgacgtggctgtagtggagcaggttgagagcttcaagctcCTTGGCTTCCACAaaaccaacaaactaacagactaagcacaccaaaacagtcgtgaaaagggcacgacaaaacctattccccctcaggagactgaaaagatttggcatgggtcttcagatcctcaaaaggttctacagctgcaccattaagagcatcctgacgggttgcatcactgcttggtatggaaaTTGGTCAGCccccgactgcaaggcactacagagggtagtgcgtatggcccagtacatcaccggggacaagcttcctgccatccaggacccctGTACCAGGCATCAAAGACaccagccatcctagtcatagactgttctctctgccaccacacagcaagcggtaccagtgcgccaagtctaggtccaagaggcttctatgCAGTCACttaaataactctacctacatgtacatattacctcaacaccggtaccccctgtatatagccccactattgtgATTTTACTagtgctctttaattatttgttattattatcatcatcataatcatcatttCCTTTTTGTTTagtaaaactgcattgttggtgaagagcttgtaagtaagcatttcactgtaaggtctaaccCGGTTGTATTCCGCGCATgtgaaatacaatttgatttgggaAACACACACTGCAGTTAGCCATCTGAATCACCTTCCTTCTCCCAGCTGTCTCAAATAGTAAAGGCTCTGCATACTAGGTTCGGTTTGCGCCAACCAGCACTCGGCTGTGCTAAGTGAAGGTTTGTGTCGTGTATACTCCCTTAAAATATTAAAAGAACTTCGCTAgaataaaaaaaaaactgcaaTAGTGCCGTTTGTCCATCATGAGATGCCTTAGCCAGTATAGGCTTAATTAAACAAAAATAACTCAAGAAATCGGTCTTTCATCTTTTGCAGAGCTCTTAGttgcgcaattttacatctaactaagatgtttggtgcagtactTCTCAAGTGAAAAAACGTACATGAAAACGAGTTCTCTCACTCAATGACAAACACTTAATTGAATAATCCCCAATGTTGACCAATATCTGACAAAGGGGCCTAGATTTCTCTGACCGAACTTCTGCTGCGTTCAAAACAATTGGGAGCTCGGAACACTCCGACTTCCgagcattcaaaacaactgggtaCTCGGAAgaaaacgagctccgactgggaaaatccAAGTCAGGAAATatggcatctttctagagctccgacctaaAAATCCATGGCGTCATAATGTTACCTACTTTGTCCTCGAAGCACCATTTCTTTTTGCCTCTAGAAAAAACTATGTCCTGTGCACGAACAGCCGAAAAAACCCTTGCCGATActaaaacgtcacaaaatgtcgTCATAATATATGCAAGAACTGTTTCGGGtgggaagcatgcggacgccTTAACTGCTATTTCATTGGCTGTCTGGTAAGATGGACGTTTCCTAAGCCtttgtacagtctcattctgttTTACCCCTCCTCTTtgcccacacacacaacaccgcTATAATTCCTGACCAAATATTAATTTGAAGTAATCAAATGCCGGCTTTTACTCAAACGCACAGATGGTTTAAAAATAACTATCATCCATCAACTGAACAAAATCATTTGAAAGCCGACAAAATATTGATATACAAATGTATTCTCGCAATCAAAAGTTACACGATTGATTGGATAGCCGGTTATGAACTTATTATAATAACACTCACCCAGTCTTGGAAGTTTCGTTTGTATTGTTTGCCGTCCCAACTCCATCGTTTCGGGATCAACTAAACGGAAGACACGCGGTTAGATAAATGCATCAAAACTCAATAAATACAATAATATAGTTGCCGTATTGTTCATGCCTCTATCAATAACAAAGCACACCATACCAATAAAAGTAGAAAGCGCCCCAATATCGCGGAAACGAGACCTGAGAACAAGCTAATATAGACGAGAGCGGGCGCAGCTTACCTCATACTCTTCCAGTTCCTCAACCAGGATCTATGGAGAGAGTTGCTAGTGTTTAGCACACATTGAGATATTTAGATAGATAGCAATTGTAGTTCAAGTTATTGATATAACTTGTCATTCCTACCTGTGCCGATTTTTTACACGGTCCCGACTGGAGAAATCTGGCAATGAGGTAATACAATTCTGAAAATAGAGAGGCGCATTATTAAGCCAGTCAATAGCTTGCTAAGCTAGCCAGCTACGCTAACTACTAGATAGCTAGGCTAACTGACTCAAGACCTAAACTGTGTTTGCGTTAATATTTTAAAGAGAGAAATAGCTAGACCCGTAACACTCACCAGCTTCGATTTGTGAACACTGTTCTTCTGCCATCACTTGATAAGAACATCGACATTTGATTCACTAATGTTTAGGTGTATTTGGAAAATAGCCACTTGAATTGCTTCCCAGCGTTTGGCCTTTTCCTTTCTCAAGCTATCTCACAGCTTTGTTAGCGCCCTCCCGCGACCAATGACAGAACATTTGCAATTCCAGTACGAGACACCTGGTGGCCATACCACCTGGTTTTGGTGAGGAGTTCATACCATATAGTGGGTCATATAGTACtaggcccggtttccc
The sequence above is a segment of the Oncorhynchus gorbuscha isolate QuinsamMale2020 ecotype Even-year linkage group LG16, OgorEven_v1.0, whole genome shotgun sequence genome. Coding sequences within it:
- the LOC123998868 gene encoding bromodomain and WD repeat-containing protein 3-like isoform X2, giving the protein MAEEQCSQIEAELYYLIARFLQSGPCKKSAQILVEELEEYELIPKRWSWDGKQYKRNFQDWVILNQHIPADYLVRVCQQIGPLIDKEAPPSVPGVQTLLGLGRQSLLRTAKSCTHTEWSGTAVAALHRGRPPEPPVSFGKPPSIVSIMGARQATGTARFGHALPSYTYQHMKMHRRILGHLSSVYCVAFDRSGRRIFTGSDDCLVKIWSTDDGRLLSTLRGHAAEISDMAVNYENTLIASASCDKVIRVWCLRTCAPITVLQGHAASITSIQFCPAVKGPMRFLASTGADGMVCLWQWHSLSMKFVDRPVKFIERSRPGVQISTSSFSCGGMFLATGGTDHVIRVYYLGSETPMKLSELDAHMDKVVVVQFCNNSNSLRFVSGSRDGTARIWHYQQQEWKSISLDIATRLPGSAVVNGEDKTKLVPTMVAWDRGDRTVVTAVSNYLLKVWSSTTGQLLHVLSGHDDEVFVLEAHPFDRRIMLSAGHDGNIYMWDLAKGAKIRNFFNMIEGQGHGAAFDCKFSADGQHFACTDSHGHLLIFGFGCSRPYEKIPDQMFFHTDFRPLIRDANNFVLDEQTQQAPHLMPPPFLVDVDGNPHPTHYQRLVPGRESCKEEHLVPQLGYMANGDGEVVEQVIGQLTADEGQGESPLDVLIRQLQNQPDERRDQEREPEGEGAGERPEVVGSPPNMGLRRSGQVEGVRQMHHNAPRSQMATERDLLAWSRRVVVNEVQQGVLRVMEETRRAKGEVECSIYNTERRRKPEPSSPKTEQQAPCKRSLRRTQRKKKQTRPPPAYQTRSAGERRVNRGRISDSQMDSDSDGEAEEQAEASNASSDGETQWQSDSSSSVSSSDYSDWTADAGINLQPPKRTSRRQVRPPGGSSSSEEAEGQGEEAGRKQAEEKKKKPKQTKQKKPSSSLSLAGCDAEEWLPPSWIMETIPRRSPFVPQMGDELMYFRQGHQAYVRAVHRAKAYSINPQKQPWNKLNLRDQESVKVVGIKYEVGPPTLCCLKLAFLHPISGKMTNESFSLKYHDMPDVIDFLVLQQFYDEAKEHNWQTGVRFRSIIDDAWWFGSVEDQQPLQPEYPDSLFQCYAVKWDNSEREKMSPWDMEPISDEAELPEEVGDGVVVTEEEVKARLYSPQEGEWGAHSRDEDCQRVIFGINDLLTLDLAKAFASPVDLRDYPLYCTVVAYPTDLSTIHRRLENRFYRRISALMWEVRYIEHNARTFNEPQSPIVAAAKVVTDVLLRYIGDQSCTDILDLCHKVKTELSSGEDETAEVDVDSDTPGTSTGQQRANPSPKKRGVVLDVRAWRGQCRELLRRMMDGPDSEPFRQPVDLFTYPDYRDIIDTPMDLGTVTEALVVGNYENPMEFAKDVRLIFSNSKAYTPNKKSQIYTMTLSQSAFFERQIISIISDYKSAVQNQRRRSRQSVSYRKRLNSGGSSPPTSRPSSPKGKHKSGKKATPKKSQPSSKSLSRRPSQASESSSVVVEEDSQPSSSSSSGTGSHIGGPGADRVTRSRTTPIKNSERNRPLTNGARQSHRRRVLQEGEESGGSKSSSSSSSSSSLSSSDSDSDSESEVGKFVEGGDHDYSKAPCLKTRHKAKGKMDVSGKRRRKEEQEAEEAPERAKRARVQAEDEEEEKDEEDDDEQDEDNEEEEEEEEPQPQPQTAERGGG